A single region of the Pseudomonas sp. VD-NE ins genome encodes:
- a CDS encoding chemotaxis response regulator protein-glutamate methylesterase, producing MKIAIVNDMPMAVEALRRALAFEPAHQVVWVARNGAEAVQLCAQNTPDLILMDLIMPVMDGVEATRRIMAETPCAIVIVTVDRQQNVHRVFEAMGHGALDVVDTPALGAGDAREAAAPLLRKILNIGWLIGDKAPRSRPAPTPPRSSGSRQRLVAIGSSAGGPAALEVLLKGLPKDFSAAIVLVQHVDQVFAAGMAEWLASASGLDVRLAREGEPPQAGAVLLAGTNHHIRLLKNGTLAYTAEPVNEIYRPSIDVFFESVASYWNGDAVGVLLTGMGRDGAQGLKLMRQQGYLTIAQDQQSSAVYGMPKAAAAIDAAVEIRPLERIAPRLQEIFPK from the coding sequence ATGAAGATCGCAATCGTCAACGACATGCCCATGGCGGTCGAGGCGCTACGCCGGGCGCTGGCCTTCGAGCCGGCGCATCAGGTGGTCTGGGTCGCCCGCAACGGCGCCGAAGCGGTGCAACTGTGCGCCCAAAACACCCCGGACCTGATCCTGATGGACCTGATCATGCCGGTGATGGACGGCGTCGAAGCCACGCGGCGGATCATGGCCGAAACCCCGTGTGCCATCGTCATTGTGACGGTAGATCGCCAGCAGAATGTGCACCGGGTCTTCGAAGCCATGGGCCACGGTGCATTGGACGTGGTCGATACCCCGGCCCTCGGTGCCGGCGACGCTCGGGAAGCCGCAGCGCCGTTGCTGCGCAAGATCCTCAATATTGGCTGGCTGATCGGCGACAAAGCGCCGCGCTCACGTCCCGCGCCGACGCCTCCGCGCAGTTCGGGTTCGCGCCAGCGGCTGGTAGCGATCGGATCGTCGGCGGGCGGCCCGGCAGCGCTGGAAGTCTTGCTCAAAGGCTTGCCCAAGGATTTCTCGGCAGCCATTGTGCTGGTGCAGCATGTCGATCAGGTTTTTGCTGCCGGCATGGCCGAATGGCTGGCCAGCGCCAGCGGCCTCGATGTGCGTCTGGCCCGCGAAGGCGAGCCGCCGCAAGCCGGCGCCGTGCTGCTGGCCGGCACCAACCACCATATTCGCTTGTTGAAAAACGGTACGCTGGCCTACACCGCCGAGCCGGTCAACGAGATCTACCGTCCTTCGATCGACGTGTTTTTCGAAAGTGTCGCCAGTTATTGGAATGGCGACGCCGTCGGGGTTTTATTGACCGGGATGGGACGCGACGGCGCGCAAGGGCTTAAGCTCATGCGACAGCAGGGTTACCTGACCATCGCGCAGGATCAGCAAAGCAGTGCGGTGTACGGCATGCCCAAGGCCGCTGCGGCCATTGATGCCGCCGTAGAAATACGTCCACTGGAAAGAATAGCGCCACGATTGCAGGAGATTTTCCCCAAATGA
- a CDS encoding hybrid sensor histidine kinase/response regulator, whose translation MTPEQMRDASLLELFSLEAEAQTQVLSAGLLALERNPTQADQLESCMRAAHSLKGAARIVGIDSGVSVAHVMEDCLVSAQEGRLLLRPEHIDALLQGTDLLMRIATPANAPQPSDIDAYVALMAGLLDPSTPPATLIAPLMAELQLEAPPVFEPAPAPIMDAPVESSESAPRKNKRTTEGGERVLRVTAERLNSLLDLSSKSLVETQRLKPHLATMQRLKRMQNNGLRALENLNVHLKEHALSLEALEALEDARRLLAESQQLLSEKNAELDEFAWQASQRAQVLYDTALACRMRPFADVLTGQVRMVRDLGRSLGKQVRLEIEGEKTQVDRDVLEKLEAPLTHLLRNAVDHGIETPEQRLLKGKPEEGLIRLRASHQAGLLVLELSDDGNGVDLEKVRRSIVERQLSPAETAAQLSEEELLTFLFLPGFSLRDTVTEVSGRGVGLDAVQHMVRQLRGAVVLEQTAGEGSRFHLEVPLTLSVVRSLVVEVGEEAYAFPLAHIERMCDLAPEDIVQVEGRQHFWHEGQHVGLVAASQLLNRPASQSSGETLKVVVIRERDAIYGVAVERFIGERTLVVLPLDERLGKVQDISAGALLDDGSVVLIVDVEDMLRSVDKLLNTGRLERIARHGNQAAEAVRKRVLVVDDSLTVRELQRKLLLNRGYDVAVAVDGMDGWNALRSEDFDLLITDIDMPRMDGIELVTLLRRDNRLQSLPVMVVSYKDREEDRRRGLDAGADYYLAKASFHDDALLDAVVELIGGARA comes from the coding sequence ATGACCCCCGAGCAAATGCGCGACGCCTCCTTGCTGGAGCTGTTCAGCCTCGAAGCCGAAGCGCAGACCCAAGTGCTCAGCGCCGGGCTGCTGGCGCTGGAGCGTAATCCGACCCAGGCCGATCAACTGGAATCGTGCATGCGCGCGGCGCACTCGCTCAAAGGCGCAGCGCGGATTGTCGGTATCGACAGCGGCGTCAGCGTTGCGCATGTCATGGAGGATTGCCTGGTCAGCGCGCAGGAAGGGCGGTTGTTGCTGCGGCCCGAGCACATTGATGCGTTGTTGCAGGGCACCGATTTACTGATGCGCATCGCCACCCCGGCCAATGCCCCACAGCCGAGTGATATCGACGCTTATGTGGCGTTGATGGCGGGTTTGCTCGATCCGTCGACGCCGCCGGCAACGCTGATTGCACCGCTGATGGCCGAGTTGCAACTTGAAGCGCCGCCGGTCTTTGAACCCGCGCCAGCTCCTATCATGGACGCGCCGGTCGAATCCTCCGAATCGGCGCCACGCAAAAACAAACGCACCACCGAAGGTGGCGAGCGGGTGCTGCGGGTCACCGCCGAACGCCTGAACAGTCTGCTCGATCTGTCGAGTAAATCGCTGGTGGAAACCCAGCGCCTCAAGCCGCACCTGGCGACCATGCAGCGTCTCAAACGCATGCAGAACAACGGCCTGCGTGCGCTGGAGAACCTCAACGTCCACCTCAAGGAACACGCGCTTAGTCTGGAAGCGCTGGAAGCCTTGGAGGACGCGCGCCGTTTGCTCGCCGAATCCCAGCAACTGCTGAGCGAGAAAAACGCCGAGCTGGACGAATTCGCCTGGCAGGCCAGCCAGCGCGCGCAAGTGCTCTACGACACCGCGCTGGCCTGCCGCATGCGGCCCTTCGCCGATGTGCTCACCGGTCAGGTGCGCATGGTCCGGGATCTGGGCCGCAGCCTCGGCAAACAGGTACGCCTGGAGATCGAAGGCGAGAAAACCCAGGTCGACCGCGACGTGCTGGAGAAGCTCGAAGCACCGCTGACGCATTTGCTGCGCAACGCTGTCGATCACGGCATCGAAACCCCGGAGCAACGCCTGCTCAAGGGCAAACCGGAAGAAGGCCTGATCCGCCTGCGCGCCTCGCATCAGGCCGGTCTGCTGGTGCTGGAATTGAGCGATGACGGCAATGGCGTCGACCTGGAAAAGGTCCGTCGCAGCATCGTCGAACGGCAGTTATCCCCAGCCGAAACCGCCGCGCAACTGAGTGAAGAAGAACTGTTGACCTTCCTCTTCCTGCCCGGTTTCAGCTTGCGCGACACGGTCACCGAAGTATCCGGGCGCGGCGTCGGCCTTGATGCCGTTCAACACATGGTTCGCCAGTTGCGCGGTGCGGTGGTGCTGGAGCAGACAGCGGGCGAGGGCAGTCGCTTTCATCTGGAGGTGCCGCTGACCTTGTCGGTGGTGCGCAGTCTGGTGGTGGAGGTCGGCGAAGAAGCCTACGCCTTCCCGTTGGCGCACATCGAGCGCATGTGCGATCTGGCCCCCGAAGACATCGTGCAGGTCGAGGGCCGTCAGCATTTCTGGCACGAAGGCCAGCACGTCGGGCTGGTTGCGGCCAGCCAGTTGCTCAACCGCCCGGCCAGCCAGAGCAGTGGCGAAACTCTGAAAGTCGTGGTGATCCGCGAGCGCGATGCGATTTATGGCGTAGCTGTGGAGCGCTTCATTGGCGAGCGCACCCTGGTGGTCTTGCCACTGGACGAGCGGCTGGGCAAAGTGCAGGACATCTCCGCCGGAGCTTTGCTCGACGACGGTTCGGTGGTGCTGATCGTCGACGTTGAAGACATGCTGCGTTCGGTGGACAAACTGCTCAATACCGGACGCTTGGAACGTATCGCCCGCCACGGCAATCAGGCCGCCGAGGCGGTGCGCAAGCGGGTGCTGGTGGTCGACGACTCGCTGACCGTGCGCGAGTTGCAACGCAAGCTGTTGCTCAATCGTGGCTACGACGTTGCGGTGGCGGTGGACGGTATGGACGGTTGGAACGCGCTGCGTTCGGAGGACTTCGATTTGCTGATCACCGACATCGACATGCCGCGCATGGACGGCATCGAGCTGGTCACGCTGTTGCGCCGCGACAACCGTCTGCAATCGCTGCCGGTGATGGTCGTGTCGTACAAGGATCGGGAAGAGGATCGCCGCCGTGGCCTCGACGCCGGTGCCGACTATTATTTAGCCAAAGCCAGTTTTCATGACGACGCCCTGCTCGACGCAGTGGTCGAGCTGATCGGAGGAGCGCGGGCATGA
- a CDS encoding CheR family methyltransferase, with product MSSDQRFFDFLKERIGLDVTSVGPAIIERAVRQRTTLSQAAHADEYWHLLQGSRDEQQALIEAVIVPETWFFRYPESFATLGKLARNRLAELNNMRALRILSLPCSTGEEPYSIAMALLDAGLKPHQFKVDGMDVSPLSVDKARRALYGKNSFRGQDLDFRDRHFTAEQDGHRVNDDVREQVRLQVGNVLDPTLLASEPAFDFVFCRNLLIYFDQPTQKLVFEVLKRLTHFDGVLFIGPAEGSLLGRLGMRSIGIPQSFAFSRHSDPHPEPLPTPKPIVLPISQPLRSTPPAPVRTRPFAAVTPLPIASKSANPDAATLLANIAALANEGKSAEARAACEQYLRSHEPVAQVFYWLGLLSDVAGLTLEAQGFYRKALYLEPQHPEALMHLAALLQAQGDTAGARRLQERAARSGRTADSERKR from the coding sequence ATGAGCAGCGATCAGCGTTTTTTCGACTTCCTCAAGGAACGCATCGGCCTCGATGTCACCTCGGTCGGCCCGGCGATCATCGAGCGTGCCGTGCGCCAGCGGACAACGCTGTCGCAAGCCGCGCATGCCGATGAATATTGGCACCTGCTGCAAGGCTCGCGAGACGAACAACAGGCGCTGATCGAAGCAGTGATCGTCCCGGAAACGTGGTTTTTCCGTTACCCGGAATCTTTCGCCACGCTGGGCAAACTGGCACGCAATCGCCTCGCCGAGCTGAACAACATGCGTGCGCTGCGCATTCTCAGCCTGCCGTGTTCCACCGGCGAAGAACCTTATTCGATCGCCATGGCCCTGCTTGATGCCGGGCTCAAGCCGCATCAGTTCAAAGTCGATGGCATGGACGTCAGCCCGCTCTCGGTGGACAAGGCGCGACGCGCGTTGTACGGCAAGAATTCGTTTCGCGGCCAGGATCTGGACTTTCGCGACCGGCATTTCACGGCTGAGCAGGACGGCCATCGAGTCAATGACGATGTGCGTGAGCAGGTGCGTTTGCAGGTCGGCAATGTGCTCGATCCGACGCTGCTGGCCAGCGAGCCGGCGTTCGATTTCGTGTTCTGCCGCAATCTGTTGATCTATTTTGATCAGCCGACGCAAAAACTGGTGTTCGAGGTGCTCAAGCGCCTGACGCATTTCGATGGCGTGCTGTTTATCGGCCCGGCCGAGGGCAGTCTGCTCGGACGTTTGGGCATGCGTTCGATCGGTATCCCGCAGTCCTTTGCGTTCAGCCGCCACAGCGATCCGCACCCCGAGCCGTTGCCAACGCCCAAGCCCATCGTGTTGCCGATCAGCCAACCGCTTCGCAGCACGCCGCCAGCACCGGTGCGCACTCGACCGTTTGCCGCAGTGACGCCGCTGCCGATTGCCAGCAAAAGCGCGAATCCCGACGCCGCGACCCTGCTGGCCAACATCGCCGCGCTTGCCAATGAAGGCAAAAGTGCCGAAGCCCGCGCCGCCTGCGAACAGTATTTGCGCAGCCACGAACCGGTGGCTCAGGTGTTTTACTGGCTCGGTCTGCTCAGCGACGTCGCTGGCCTGACCCTCGAAGCGCAGGGCTTCTACCGCAAAGCGTTGTACCTCGAACCGCAACACCCCGAAGCGTTGATGCACCTGGCCGCGCTGCTGCAGGCCCAGGGCGACACGGCGGGTGCCAGACGATTGCAGGAGCGCGCCGCCCGCAGCGGGCGCACCGCTGACAGTGAGCGTAAACGATGA
- a CDS encoding chemotaxis protein CheW: MIPSDTLNVTHEDARAIDDCWNRIGIHGDKSCPLLEDHIHCRNCSVYSAAATRLLDRYALQQDERDPVATAVETDVKTRSLLMFRLGEEWLGLATRSLVEVAPLQAIHSLPHQRSRALLGVANVRGALVACLSLVELLDLDGNAAPANGARIMPRMLIIAAHGGPVVVPVDEVDGIHAIDERILDAASQSGAQASAKYTRGVLQYRGRSLRWLDEEQLLSAVTRSLA; the protein is encoded by the coding sequence ATGATCCCGTCCGACACCTTGAACGTCACCCACGAAGACGCCCGGGCCATCGATGATTGCTGGAACCGCATCGGCATTCATGGCGACAAGTCCTGCCCGCTGCTGGAAGACCATATTCATTGCCGTAATTGCTCGGTGTATTCCGCCGCCGCCACCCGCCTGCTTGATCGTTATGCGTTGCAGCAGGACGAACGCGACCCGGTGGCCACGGCCGTTGAAACGGACGTGAAAACCCGTTCGCTGTTGATGTTCCGTCTTGGTGAAGAATGGCTGGGGCTGGCGACACGCAGCCTCGTTGAGGTCGCACCGCTGCAGGCGATTCACTCGTTGCCGCATCAGCGTTCGCGGGCCTTGCTCGGCGTGGCCAATGTGCGTGGCGCGCTGGTGGCGTGTCTGTCGCTGGTCGAACTGCTGGATCTGGATGGCAACGCTGCGCCAGCCAATGGCGCGCGAATCATGCCGCGCATGCTGATCATCGCCGCCCATGGCGGGCCGGTGGTGGTGCCGGTGGATGAAGTTGACGGGATTCATGCCATCGACGAGCGCATTCTCGACGCCGCATCGCAGTCCGGCGCGCAGGCCAGCGCCAAATACACCCGTGGCGTTCTGCAATATCGGGGGCGCAGCCTGCGTTGGCTGGATGAAGAACAGCTGCTGTCCGCCGTGACCCGGAGCCTCGCATGA
- a CDS encoding PleD family two-component system response regulator: protein MNDLQIDDIKTDENAAMVLLVDDQAMIGEAVRRGLSNQENIDFHFCSDPQQAIAQAVRIKPTVILQDLVMPGLDGLSLVREYRNHPATKDIPIIVLSTKEDPLIKSAAFSAGANDYLVKLPDTIELVARIRYHSRSYMTLLQRDAAYRALRVSQQQLLDTNLVLQRLMNSDGLTGLSNRRHFDEYLELEWRRSLRDQSQLSLLMIDVDYFKSYNDSFGHVEGDEALRKVATAIRDASARPSDLPARYGGEEFVLVLPNTSPGGARLVAEKLRQTVASLKIPHNTPAEGASLTISIGLATMVPQSGSDCRLLISAADRGLYLAKNNGRNQVGIE, encoded by the coding sequence ATGAATGACTTACAGATCGACGACATTAAAACCGACGAAAACGCCGCCATGGTGTTGTTGGTGGATGATCAGGCGATGATCGGCGAAGCGGTGCGCCGTGGGCTGTCGAATCAAGAAAACATCGACTTCCACTTCTGCTCCGATCCGCAGCAGGCCATCGCGCAGGCGGTGCGGATCAAGCCGACGGTGATTCTGCAGGACTTGGTGATGCCCGGCCTCGATGGCCTGAGCCTGGTGCGCGAATACCGCAATCACCCGGCGACCAAGGACATCCCGATCATCGTCCTGTCGACCAAGGAGGACCCGCTGATCAAGAGCGCAGCGTTCTCCGCTGGGGCCAACGACTATCTGGTGAAACTGCCGGACACCATCGAACTGGTGGCGCGCATCCGCTATCACTCGCGCTCTTACATGACGTTGTTGCAACGCGATGCCGCGTACCGCGCGCTGCGGGTCAGCCAGCAGCAACTGCTCGACACCAATCTGGTGTTGCAACGCTTGATGAACTCCGATGGTCTGACCGGGCTGTCCAACCGCCGCCACTTCGACGAGTACCTGGAACTGGAGTGGCGCCGCTCGCTGCGTGACCAGAGCCAGTTGTCGCTGCTGATGATCGATGTCGATTACTTCAAGTCCTACAACGACAGCTTTGGCCACGTTGAAGGCGATGAAGCGTTACGCAAGGTCGCCACGGCGATTCGTGATGCCAGCGCGCGACCGTCGGATCTGCCGGCGCGTTATGGCGGTGAGGAGTTTGTGCTGGTGCTGCCGAACACCTCGCCGGGCGGCGCGCGGCTGGTGGCAGAGAAACTGCGTCAGACCGTAGCTTCGCTGAAGATTCCGCACAACACTCCGGCGGAAGGGGCGAGCCTGACTATTAGTATTGGTCTGGCGACAATGGTGCCGCAGTCGGGCAGTGATTGCCGGTTGCTGATTTCGGCGGCGGATCGTGGGTTGTATCTGGCCAAGAACAATGGCCGGAATCAGGTCGGGATCGAGTAA